Proteins encoded by one window of Eremothecium cymbalariae DBVPG#7215 chromosome 1, complete sequence:
- the HUL4 gene encoding putative E3 ubiquitin-protein ligase HUL4 (similar to Ashbya gossypii AEL068W), with product MSFFSRNLNIQKRHKIQIISNSNALPPEPDTVFITSSCCCCGTVLQHPKNISKFRCSICYVTVVLRGPTSNREPIEKFDLVEMKELIMSCTHIYRELDKTEKHQRKHEIFCPVEDYLAIRMSSIFALNSSFESSNRNEILDYDEVKEFYRLLVELPTKKPFYSFLVACNELLKRPHVVLSKAFPAQGKYRRIGLFRWILVILEIPIFKQTLANVEASCNKPQFRAISYEVLKKAIGYLSCLDIPTAKELVHYLKYLHDDVFVSKVELINMYITFHFARILHNIGKDVERSKHSPQLEDFQTSEKLNPTIGADMSRKMLRHNVNAFLTGIVRPITVGTGKDTLNADFKFKIEDYGNDWHIKTGAKFLLCFYVVNQAVYKCPVSTFYNTMIDFVDYKKDFDIWQKSSKLLTDQNKENQDALEAPTDGQFTICQCPFLFSLGMKISILEYETRRIMEYNAEQAFLKALDRRQVVDVYLKVRVRRNFVTQDSLRSIQSQQKDLKKSLRIEFVNEPGIDAGGLRKEWFLLLTRDLFNPNNGLFVYIPESRLSWFSISSSLDSELLQGQNNSSELYYLFGVVLGLAIYNSTILDLKFPRALYKKLCSEKLSLDDFMELYPETGENLLKMLEYNESDFEETFGLNFETSFPDCLDETKVYYHELCPDGGNRAVTQENKDEYFKLWMDFYLNRSIEKSFESFRSGFFHVIEANSFKLFGSEEIEQLVCGSHEQGLDVDMLRSVTKYQGGFDDNSPVVQWFWEIIQEFDYEKQRKLLQFVTGSDRVPATGVTTIPFRISRIRSGADRLPLSHTCFNEICLHDYIDKHTLRSKLLVAIDESEGYGFR from the coding sequence ATGAGCTTCTTCAGTAGAAACCTAAACATTCAGAAGCGTCACAAGATCCAAATAATATCTAACAGCAACGCTTTACCACCTGAACCTGACACTGTATTTATTACATccagttgttgttgctgtggaACGGTTTTACAGCATCCAAAGAATATCAGCAAGTTTAGATGCTCAATATGCTATGTCACTGTCGTCTTAAGAGGCCCAACATCTAATAGGGAGCCGATAGAGAAGTTTGATTTGGTGGAAATGAAAGAGCTAATTATGTCTTGTACACATATTTATCGGGAGCTAGATAAAACTGAAAAACATCAGAGAAAGCATGAGATTTTTTGTCCTGTTGAGGATTACCTTGCCATAAGGATGTCCTCTATATTTGCTTTAAACTCATCGTTTGAAAGTTCGAACCGCaatgaaattttggatTACGACGAAGTTAAAGAATTCTATAGGCTTCTAGTAGAATTGCCTACTAAAAAACCATTCTACAGCTTCTTGGTGGCCTGTAACGAATTATTGAAACGTCCTCATGTCGTGCTATCCAAGGCATTTCCAGCACAAGGAAAATATAGAAGAATAGGGTTATTCAGATGGATTCTAGTAATATTAGAGATCCCAATTTTCAAACAAACACTAGCAAATGTTGAAGCAAGCTGTAATAAACCTCAATTTAGAGCGATATCTTATGAAGTTTTAAAGAAGGCCATAGGATACTTATCATGTCTTGATATCCCTACAGCTAAAGAATTGGTCCactatttaaaatatcTCCACGATGATGTGTTTGTTTCTAAAGTCGAGTTGATAAACATGTATATTACATTTCACTTTGCGAGGATTCTACATAACATTGGAAAGGATGTGGAACGATCTAAACACAGTCCTCAATTGGAAGATTTTCAGACATCCGAGAAATTGAACCCTACAATTGGAGCTGACATGAGTAGGAAAATGTTACGCCATAATGTTAATGCATTTTTAACTGGGATTGTTAGACCCATCACTGTTGGTACTGGCAAAGATACGTTGAACGCTGACTTTAAGttcaaaattgaagattatGGGAACGACTGGCATATTAAGACTGGCGCTAAATTCCTCCTTTGTTTTTATGTGGTAAATCAAGCAGTATACAAATGCCCAGTTTCTACATTCTACAATACAATGATAGATTTCGTTGATTATAAGaaagattttgatatcTGGCAGAAATCAAGTAAACTGTTAACAGACCAAAATAAAGAGAATCAAGACGCTTTAGAAGCACCAACCGATGGCCAGTTTACTATTTGCCAATGTCCCTTTTTATTCTCATTAGGTATGAAGATTTCTATTTTGGAGTATGAAACACGTAGGATCATGGAATATAATGCAGAACAAGCATTTTTAAAAGCGTTAGATCGCAGGCAAGTTGTTGACgtatatttgaaagttcGCGTCAGGAGGAACTTCGTTACACAAGACTCACTAAGGAGTATTCAATCACAACAGAAAGATCTCAAAAAATCCCTCAGAATAGAATTTGTCAATGAGCCTGGCATTGATGCTGGAGGCTTAAGAAAGGAATGGttcttattattaacaCGAGACTTGTTTAACCCGAATAACGGTTTGTTTGTCTATATTCCTGAAAGTAGGCTATCATGGTTTTCCATAAGTTCTTCGCTGGACAGCGAGTTGTTACAAGGACAGAATAACAGCTCCGAATTGTACTATTTATTTGGTGTCGTACTAGGCTTAGCAATATACAATAGCACTATTTTGGACTTAAAATTCCCCAGAGCCCTTTACAAAAAGCTCTGTTCAGAAAAGTTGTCTCTAGATGACTTTATGGAATTATATCCAGAGACGGGTGAAAAccttttaaaaatgttagaatataatgaaagtGATTTTGAGGAAACGTTTGGTCtcaattttgaaaccaGTTTCCCTGATTGTCTTGATGAGACAAAAGTTTACTATCACGAACTCTGTCCTGACGGTGGCAACCGTGCTGTCACTCAAGAGAATAAGGATGAGTATTTTAAGCTTTGGATGGACTTCTACTTAAACCGTTCGATAgaaaaaagttttgaaagctTTAGAAGTGGTTTCTTTCATGTCATTGAAGCTAACTCTTTCAAACTCTTCGGTTCTGAAGAGATAGAGCAGCTTGTCTGTGGCAGTCACGAACAAGGCCTTGACGTCGACATGTTGCGTAGTGTTACAAAGTACCAGGGTGGATTCGATGATAACAGTCCTGTTGTGCAATGGTTTTGGGAAATAATCCAAGAGTTTGACTACGAAAAACAGAGAAAACTCCTACAATTTGTCACTGGTTCCGACAGAGTACCTGCAACTGGCGTCACCACAATTCCATTCCGCATCTCCAGAATCCGCTCCGGAGCTGACAGATTACCGCTATCCCACACATGTTTTAATGAAATATGCCTACATGATTATATCGACAAGCACACCTTGAGATCAAAGTTGCTTGTCGCCATAGATGAGTCCGAAGGATACGGATTCAGGTAA
- a CDS encoding uncharacterized protein (similar to Ashbya gossypii AEL066C) produces the protein MTESVNYSTNVSSSSSKNLVLCFDGTDQNFGPDPFTNVLKIFRMLDSSNDSAQMCYYQPGIGTNMSIQGGGKMSIKCKFENTFDSMFAFSLDYHIISAYLFLMKYFEVGDKIIMFGFSRGAFTARVLTGMLERVGILKRGLDDLVPMAWKVYEAWEYAAQPSQPNYTTTLIDEFRNTFARNIPVRVHFEGLFDSVNSCGIIRDRLFPYTSRSGIVDHVRHAVSIDERRGKFKQQSFSPNPYTQKLFSFVYRNYMVETNRNSPSDYSYSDSERYTNPFINSTITRTASVPLILKATSDIGFAAECINTNCNSADVLLRSVNDYLESGIRRDNHQSSWFKGKLSSLSRQRVEGVFQHYSPDANSSTPATFVSSDLIEKWFPGDHSDVGGGWAPDIETEQFLSNLPLRWILSEAIKHGVYFKKGVIHQFAKTYDSTGSLLSADHDMLKWQRGKYTMKSPFSNCHHPSKKDLDTFHGMLRVSHKVSHMLHVFKKRSISTCHSSSTQADAPKRFTKPIYQSAKNDGHGNKSIFQVILWWFVELIAVGIRIEDKNCKWKNVYVPNLGRHRNIPEYGEMHWSVYWRCKYVGDYKPRNLPKYAAKLIDEYIGAHLSNGRSTRRRRLTSISSNHVSYPTQESTPLLDSPTHECERSSHEVELLAQSDEKQIKKWIADDWQTTPDDLEELLQDNPDL, from the coding sequence ATGACAGAGTCAGTAAATTACAGCACCAATGTCAgctcttcatcctcaaagAACCTAGTTCTTTGTTTTGATGGTACGgatcaaaattttggacCAGACCCATTCACTAATGTCTTAAAAATATTTCGCATGTTGGATAGTAGCAACGACTCAGCACAAATGTGTTATTATCAACCAGGTATCGGGACCAACATGAGTATTCAAGGTGGTGGTAAAATGTCTATTAAATgcaaatttgaaaatacatTTGATTCTATGTTTGCTTTTAGTTTGGACTATCACATTATCTCTGCATATTTATTTCttatgaaatattttgaagtgGGTGACAAAATAATTATGTTTGGCTTTAGTAGAGGTGCATTTACTGCAAGAGTCTTAACAGGTATGTTGGAACGAGTTGGAATTCTTAAGCGTGGATTAGACGATTTGGTACCAATGGCGTGGAAAGTCTATGAAGCATGGGAATATGCGGCGCAACCCAGTCAACCAAACTATACAACTACATTGATTGATGAATTCAGAAATACATTTGCAAGGAACATACCAGTTCGTGTTCATTTTGAGGGCTTATTTGATTCTGTTAATTCATGTGGTATTATTCGGGATAGATTATTCCCATATACCTCTAGAAGTGGCATCGTAGACCATGTCCGCCATGCTGTTAGTATCGATGAGCGGCGTGGAAAGTTTAAACAACAAAGCTTTTCGCCTAATCCATATACTCAGAagttattttcttttgtctACAGAAATTATATGGTTGAAACTAACAGGAATTCACCGAGTGACTACAGTTACTCGGATAGTGAACGATACACTAATCCATTTattaattcaacaataacTAGAACAGCTAGCGTTCCTCTGATTCTGAAGGCCACTTCGGATATTGGGTTTGCTGCCGAATGCATTAACACTAATTGTAATTCTGCTGATGTTTTATTGCGTAGTGTAAATGACTACTTGGAAAGTGGTATTAGACGAGATAATCACCAATCTTCGTGGTTTAAGGGGAAATTAAGTTCATTATCAAGACAGCGGGTAGAGGGTGTCTTTCAGCATTATTCTCCAGATGCAAATTCAAGTACACCAGCTacatttgtttcttctgatttaattgaaaaatggttTCCTGGTGATCATTCTGACGTCGGCGGTGGCTGGGCACCTGATATTGAAACTGAACAGTTTCTCAGTAATTTGCCATTACGCTGGATACTCAGCGAGGCAATAAAGCATGGTGTGTATTTTAAGAAAGGGGTTATTCATCAGTTTGCAAAAACTTACGACTCTACCGGTAGTCTACTTTCAGCTGATCATGATATGTTAAAATGGCAGAGAGGGAAATATACCATGAAAAGTCCATTTAGTAATTGTCATCATCCTTCTAAAAAAGATCTCGATACATTTCACGGTATGTTGAGAGTTTCCCATAAAGTGTCACATATGCTCCATGTGTTCAAAAAAAGGTCAATCTCGACATGTCACTCCTCAAGTACTCAAGCCGATGCACCTAAACGGTTTACGAAGCCTATTTACCAAAGTGCAAAAAACGATGGACACGGTAACAAAAGCATATTTCAAGTCATACTGTGGTGGTTTGTTGAGTTGATAGCTGTGGGTATCAGAATCGAGGATAAAAACTGCAAATGGAAAAATGTTTATGTACCCAACTTAGGTAGACATAGAAATATTCCGGAATATGGAGAGATGCATTGGTCAGTATACTGGAGGTGTAAGTATGTTGGAGACTATAAACCTCGAAATTTGCCGAAGTATGCTGCTAAGTTGATAGATGAATACATTGGTGCCCATTTGAGTAATGGCAGATCAACCCGGCGTAGACGGCTGACGAGTATATCTTCTAACCATGTCTCCTATCCAACACAAGAATCAACACCACTATTAGATAGTCCAACTCATGAGTGTGAAAGAAGTTCTCATGAAGTCGAACTTCTAGCACAATCAGAcgaaaaacaaataaaaaagtgGATTGCTGATGATTGGCAAACAACTCCTGATGACTTGGAAGAATTACTTCAAGATAATCCTGATTTGTAG
- the PET191 gene encoding Pet191p (similar to Ashbya gossypii AEL064C) encodes MGASCNDQRKAVAICLQRSPCVMIERNTPKKCLEDPKLQKDLPELCIAQMKAFIECKRGMVDMTKRFTGNGPLSTGKNNEQYENLCSGNFDPREEMKKVER; translated from the coding sequence ATGGGTGCTAGTTGTAACGATCAGAGAAAGGCGGTGGCTATTTGTTTGCAAAGATCACCTTGTGTTATGATTGAAAGAAATACACCTAAAAAATGTCTAGAAGATCCAAAACTACAAAAGGACCTGCCAGAACTTTGCATAGCACAAATGAAAGCTTTCATAGAATGTAAACGTGGCATGGTAGACATGACAAAGAGATTTACAGGAAATGGCCCCTTATCTACTGGAAAAAATAACGAACAATACGAGAACTTATGTTCAGGTAATTTTGATCCAAGagaagaaatgaaaaaggTAGAACGTTGA
- the RAD26 gene encoding DNA-dependent ATPase RAD26 (similar to Ashbya gossypii AEL065C), with protein MDGADELELWGLQGIDQSTLEQKLESTAQNLINKKSEEQERARLERYEEKLKLLQQQKVALKQNIRNATRISVRDKLSQKLSNLQEDDLAPLLKDIEDIKLRLRSIKNGKRYSKSQNLDPSAKQTNETEDEFLLRTGKITAFGNRTKFMLDVDDGRANNDAEQVIGKLEHDESIKNTDSNLLDDSEDEFRLSGGESQDKDSDIFSNTSRDIFDDGVESYYNKRLNKWIAKRSHGRPNNSYPNIPEWERPHPTLSGAKLNNDFKIPGDIFPLLFDYQKTCVQWLYELYQQKSGGIIGDEMGLGKTIQIISFLASLHHSGKLNRPVLVICPATVLKQWCTEFHKWWPPFRTIILHSIGTGMVNKKKLTEQEIEEIIMKSKAEEFSYDDYSNFERTKKEIESNYNIKSLIDKVLNLGHVLITTYVGLKIHADELLKVDWGYVVLDEGHKIRNPNSEISLTCKRLKTHHRIILSGTPIQNNLTELWSLFDFIFPGKLGTLPVFQQQFAVPINSAGYANATNIQVQTGFKCAVALRDLISPYLLRRLKVDLARDLPKKTEMVLFCKMTQVQKDKYLQFLNSDDLVKIKNGKKQVLFGIDILRKICNHPDLLEREFKKHNISYGDPKRSGKMQVVKRLLQIWHEQGHKALLFTQSRQMLDILESFISSKDPDLSHLTYLRMDGMTDIGHRHALISKFNKEPYDVFLLTTRVGGLGVNLTGANRIIIFDPDWNPSTDIQARERAWRIGQKREVSIYRLMVAGSIEEKIYHRQIFKQFLTNKILSDPNQKRFFKMNELHDLFTLGNDCSSGNEAFMQEVSKQTEKLKKDSSEGADDFNQVINIEGVSKLEGFYNAKEKEVENMNEDDRLMNSFFGGGDLTNSLGHSSMLDMHTTPTNDIIAKEAALVAQNAVNVLNKSRKLTKRYEIGIPTWTGKFGQAGIIKKKRHPQIQRSSKILENLTKPKDDIFNENKFPLDSNAELLERIRKYLQGQPLYFSKSADVVKQLQLKLKNEEDLINVRALLRGIATFDKGMSGWVLKDEFRGP; from the coding sequence ATGGATGGGGCTGATGAATTAGAGCTTTGGGGACTCCAAGGCATAGATCAGAGCACTTTAGAACAGAAACTTGAGTCAACTGCACaaaatttaattaataaGAAAAGCGAAGAGCAGGAACGAGCTAGACTTGAACGATATgaggagaagttgaagttgcttcaacaacaaaagGTGGcattaaaacaaaatattagaaaTGCTACAAGAATTAGTGTACGAGATAAGCTAAGTCAAAAGTTATCAAACTTGCAAGAGGATGACTTGGCCCCACTTCTAAAAGATATTGAGGACATTAAGTTGCGGCTACGGTCAATAAAGAATGGGAAAAGGTATAGTAAATCACAAAACCTTGATCCATCAGCTAAGCAAACTAATGAAACAGAAGATGAGTTCCTTTTAAGAACAGGAAAAATAACAGCTTTCGGAAATCGCACGAAGTTTATGTTGGATGTTGACGACGGGAGAGCTAATAATGATGCAGAACAAGTAATTGGAAAGCTTGAACATGATGaaagtattaaaaatacagATTCTAATTTATTAGATGATTCGGAGGACGAATTTCGATTATCTGGAGGTGAATCCCAGGATAAGGATTCCGATATATTCTCAAACACCTCtagagatatatttgatgatggtgTCGAGTCTTATTACAATAAACGTCTAAATAAATGGATTGCTAAAAGAAGCCATGGTCGTCCAAATAATTCATACCCAAATATCCCTGAATGGGAACGCCCTCATCCTACGCTCTCAGGTGCAAAACTGAATaatgattttaaaattCCTGGTGACATTTTCCCATTACTATTTGACTATCAGAAAACGTGCGTTCAATGGCTTTACGAAttatatcaacaaaaaagtgGCGGTATTATTGGTGATGAGATGGGTTTAGGTAAAActattcaaataatatcGTTTCTTGCTTCTTTACATCACTCGGGGAAGCTTAATAGACCCGTTCTTGTCATATGTCCTGCTACTGTTTTGAAACAGTGGTGTACTGAATTCCATAAATGGTGGCCCCCATTTCGCACTATTATTTTACATTCTATTGGAACTGGGATGGTTAataagaagaaattaacAGAGCAAGAAATTGAGGAAATTATAATGAAATCGAAAGCAGAAGAGTTCTCGTACGATGATTATTCGAATTTTGAACGCACTAAAAAAGAGATTGAATcaaattataatattaaaagttTAATAGATAAGGTATTGAACTTAGGACATGTACTAATAACCACTTATGTTGGACTAAAAATACATGCTGATGAATTGCTTAAGGTTGACTGGGGCTATGTGGTTCTTGATGAAGGACATAAGATTCGAAACCCAAATTCAGAGATTTCTTTAACTTGTAAGAGGTTGAAAACCCATCATAGGATAATCCTTTCAGGTACCCCAATTCAGAATAATTTAACCGAATTGTGGAGCCTTTTTGACTTTATTTTCCCGGGAAAACTAGGTACCTTGCCAGTGTTTCAACAACAGTTTGCAGTCCCAATAAACTCAGCTGGTTATGCAAATGCTACCAATATTCAAGTTCAAACCGGCTTCAAGTGTGCTGTAGCGTTACGTGACCTGATATCTCCGTATCTTTTACGAAGACTGAAGGTTGATTTAGCAAGAGATTTACCTAAAAAGACTGAGATGGTCCTATTCTGTAAAATGACTCAAGTTCAGAAGGATAAATATTTGCAGTTCTTAAATTCAGATGACCTAGTGAAGATTAAAAATGGGAAGAAACAGGTTCTATTTGGAATCGACATTCTAAGAAAAATATGTAACCATCCCGATCTTCTGGAAAGGGAGTTCAAAAAACACAATATTTCATATGGTGATCCGAAGAGGTCTGGCAAAATGCAAGTTGTCAAACGCTTATTACAAATCTGGCACGAACAGGGGCATAAGGCCCTTCTTTTTACTCAATCAAGGCAAATGTTGGATATATTAGAGAGTTTTATCTCTTCTAAAGATCCGGATCTCTCACATCTAACTTATTTAAGAATGGATGGTATGACTGATATTGGCCACAGACATGCTTTAATAAGTAAATTCAATAAGGAACCCTACGATGTATTTCTGCTCACTACTAGAGTTGGTGGTCTTGGTGTGAATTTGACTGGTGCAAATAGGATAATTATCTTCGACCCTGACTGGAACCCATCGACAGATATCCAAGCTAGGGAAAGAGCATGGAGAATTGGCcaaaaaagagaagttTCAATATATCGCTTAATGGTCGCTGGCTCCATAGAGGAAAAAATATACCACCGACAAATATTTAAACAATTTCTGACaaataaaattttgagTGATCCTAACCAAAAACGGTTCTTTAAGATGAATGAGTTACATGACTTATTTACTCTTGGGAATGATTGTAGCAGTGGAAATGAAGCTTTCATGCAAGAGGTCTCTAAACAAACGgaaaaactgaaaaaagaTTCATCTGAGGGGGCTGATGATTTCAATCAAGTTATAAATATTGAAGGTGTATCCAAGCTTGAAGGCTTTTATAATGCGAAGGAGAAAGAGGTCGAAAATAtgaatgaagatgatagACTCATGAATAGCTTCTTTGGTGGGGGGGATCTTACAAATTCCCTGGGGCATAGTTCGATGTTAGATATGCATACTACACCGACaaatgatattattgctAAGGAGGCAGCACTTGTTGCACAAAATGCCGTTAATGTGTTGAATAAATCGCGTAAATTAACAAAACGCTATGAAATAGGTATTCCAACTTGGACAGGGAAGTTTGGTCAAGCAGGcataattaaaaagaaaagacaTCCACAAATTCAACgaagttcaaaaattctCGAAAACTTAACAAAACCCAAAGATGATATCTTCAATGAGAACAAATTTCCATTGGACTCAAATGCTGAATTATTGGAGCGCATCAGGAAGTATCTCCAAGGGCAACCgttatatttttcaaaatcgGCTGACGTTGTTAAACAGCTTCAGCTAAAGCTGAAAAACGAGGAAGATCTTATTAATGTTCGGGCATTATTAAGGGGCATTGCGACTTTCGACAAAGGCATGTCTGGGTGGGTGTTGAAAGATGAGTTCCGAGGTCCTTGA
- the RIP1 gene encoding ubiquinol--cytochrome-c reductase catalytic subunit RIP1 (similar to Ashbya gossypii AEL067W) yields MLGVRNSFNCLKSASAKRLISSSAVAAKSTYRTPDFSDYLKEKNDADKGRSYAYFMVGSLGLLSSTGAKSTVETFISSMSASADVLAMAKVEVNLAAIPEGKNVVVKWQGKPVFIRHRTSSEIEEASVTALSALKDPQADADRVKKPEWLVMLGICTHLGCVPIGEAGDFGGWFCPCHGSHYDISGRIRRGPAPLNLEIPQYDFDGDKLIIG; encoded by the coding sequence ATGTTGGGCGTAAGAAACTCATTTAACTGTTTGAAAAGTGCATCGGCTAAGAGATTGATTTCCTCATCAGCTGTTGCTGCTAAGTCTACTTATAGAACACCAGATTTTAGTGATTATTTAAAAGAGAAGAATGATGCTGACAAAGGTCGCTCGTATGCCTACTTTATGGTTGGTTCTTTAGGGTTACTATCTTCAACGGGTGCTAAATCTACTGTTGAGACATTTATTTCTTCTATGTCAGCATCTGCAGATGTTTTGGCTATGGCAAAAGTGGAGGTGAACTTGGCAGCTATTCCCGAGGGGAAGAATGTTGTCGTAAAGTGGCAAGGTAAGCCGGTCTTTATCAGACACAGAACTTCGTCTGAGATTGAAGAGGCTAGCGTGACTGCTTTGAGTGCTTTGAAGGACCCACAAGCCGATGCTGATAGAGTTAAGAAACCTGAATGGTTGGTCATGTTGGGTATCTGTACTCATTTGGGCTGTGTCCCTATTGGTGAAGCTGGTGACTTTGGAGGTTGGTTCTGCCCATGTCATGGTTCACACTATGATATATCCGGTAGAATTAGAAGGGGCCCAGCACCATTGAACCTAGAAATTCCACAATATGATTTTGATGGTGACAAGTTGATTATtggttaa